One Perognathus longimembris pacificus isolate PPM17 chromosome 2, ASM2315922v1, whole genome shotgun sequence DNA segment encodes these proteins:
- the Ndufa4 gene encoding cytochrome c oxidase subunit NDUFA4: MLRQIINQAKKHPSLIPLFVFIGAGGTGAALYVTRLALFNPDVSWDRKNNPEPWNKLGPNDQYKFYSVNVDYSKLKKEGPDF, encoded by the exons ATGCTCCGTCAGATCATCAACCAGGCCAAGAAACATCCAAGT TTGATCCCCCTCTTTGTGTTTATTGGAGCGGGAGGTACTGGAGCAGCACTGTATGTGACTCGCCTGGCCCTGTTCAATCCAGATGTAAG ttGGGACAGGAAGAATAACCCAGAACCCTGGAACAAACTGGGTCCCAATGATCAGTACAAG tTCTACTCTGTGAATGTGGACTACAGCAAACTGAAGAAAGAAGGCCCAgacttctaa